The DNA sequence TTAAATACTAGATTTCAAATGTTTACGTTATTTCCCGTTATTTCTGCCATGCCATTTACCAGCATGTGAGGCTTTCTACAGTGCTAAACCTTTTGACTTTTAGAAGATAAAGCTGCACACTAGTGGGAAGCTCCTTAATGAAAAGTCGTGTAGTTTATGAGAAAAGACAACATAGATGAATGCTACAAGTTTGCAAGAGGAGTGCCCTTACTGTTTTGTGAATAAGATTATTATTTTCAAATCCCACAGGCTCATGAATTATCAGGGGAAAAGTTAAGGTTGCGGGAGGTGGTAACTATTGACATTGCAAATGATCCTGTCAAAACTTCAGACTACAAACCAGATGAAGATCCATCAAAGTTCAAATCTGAGAAGACTGGTCGTGGTCCCCTTCAAGGCCCAGAGTGGTGGAAAAAGGTAAATCATTTGTGATCTGGTATTCAGTTTTGTATATTCCTATGTCAAAGAGGATATGCAatggatggtaaaaaaaaaaaggcacctaGTATGACCACTGTCAAAATTATTCATTAACCCTTTTAGTGTGCAATTTTCTAAATTTTGTTTAGGCAGCTCCCTTTGctgatttctttttcatcttgaTTTTGGCCTCCTTTAGTAACCCCCAGAGTGTCTTGAGAAGCACAAGAGAAATATGATTGTTGCTGTTGTACTTAGGAAGTACTGAAGGCCAACCCTGGAGGTGAAGTTAGACATGATAAAGCTGTATGTGAGGGTTGAAAGATTTTTAGGGATATTTTTATGAAACTAGGGTCTTTCAGAAGTTATACCTGATTAGATAATTGGGTGATTCTTTCAATAATCTCATTGTTTTGTTGGTTAATGTAGTTAGTAACATACAACTGATTAAGATGTCTTTGAATCTTTAGTTTACTTTTTCAGCATCTTTCTTGAGGAAAAGGATTGGTGTACATTGCAAGTAGTCAAGGGCTCTGACGGAATAACTTGTGGGCATATGATTGCATTTTTGTACCGTATTGGGAAGGTCGctttacacttgtgggacccccatctcttgaacattgtcaTTCAGTTTCTTAAAATTCTGTAAGCTTTCGCACATATGTACAGCATTATCTTTCCATGCATCTAATTGAAACATGTTTGTATTTTATTTGAATAAAGATTCTCTGTACTTTGAGTAGTTAtgattttttgtattattttcagTGTGATCctgtgatgacctgttataagctTGTAACTTGTgagttcaaatggtttggactaCAAACCCGTGTAGAGAAGTTTATCCAAGATGTCGAACGGAGACTCTTCACAAATTTCCATAGGTAAGGAAACCTCTAACTCATTATGGATGCTACAGAATCTGGTCACAAGATGATTATTTTTAGAAAATAAACATTCTTTGAGGCTGAGAGACTATTCTGCTATGATTGCcaataaaaaaggaaagagaggtgtatgaTTGTTATCAGTAGGAGAAGAGTGCAAGTTATTGGGAGGAGTTAAAGAGAAAGTAGGAAGAGGTCAAGATAAATGTGTGGGAGCAGATAAAGAGAGTAGGTGAAAGTGagactgtatttttttttaggaGTTAGACTGCCTGAAGAGAAAGTGAGTACAGTTGGGAGAGACGGATGGGGAAGTGTTAGTTAACTAACTACCaactcccaagtagaaataaagagCTTAACCCAGTCTCTCACTACAGCTGTTTCTACTTAGAGATTCCCCACCGTCATTAGATATAGTACTGACAAAACACCTACATTCTGAAAGACCTGACAAGCACTTAAAAGCCACTTCCCTAACTCAGTCTTAGACCTAATACAAATTAGTAACTTTGCTTTGTGCTATTGGTTTATTTGCAGATATCTGTTGACATCAACATCTTAAGGTGATTAACACACTTGAGTGTAATTTTCATGCCTTAGTGCTAGGTGCAATGCATTTTTGACAACACGAGCAATAGCTGCATATAAAGATTCTTCTTTGCATCGATTTGTCATATTTGATCAACATAAATATTTCAGTACTAACTCTAATGTATTAATCTTTTCTCATTATTGCTTCAGTATATCATTTATCTAAGCAATCAAGGTTTAGTGAAACACTTAACATTCTCAAATGTAAACTGCTTGGTTCTGAAATGCATTTTCAGTCAAATATATCATGTATACCCAGGACAggggtaattatatatacataaacaaatatcaTGTACACCTTTTAAACATAGTCATCTTTTGCATCCCACCTTACATTCCACTCTGCATCCCAGATTACTACATCCCTGTGTGTCACTCTTTGGTATTGTTTACCCCTAGGGatattatgataaaatatacattGTTCGTGCATTTTTGCAGGCAAGTGTTTTGTTGGATGGATCGATGGCATGGAATGACAATGGAAGACATTCGTCGATTAGAGGATATAACTAAAGAAGAACTTGATAGCGTATGTATCTCATTTGATTGTAGTGTCTACATAAAGCTTAGGCTTTATTATAAAAGAGGAATTGGCCTATATTAAGACTTGATGGAGATTAAGTTAGGTGTCATAGTATGAGGACTACCCTCACAAATCTCAAAAAGTTGTAGTAATACAATGAATTTGATAGTGATGCTGATATgttagtatttatatatatatatatatatatatatatatatatatatatatatatatatatatatatatatatatatatatatatataattttttttttcccatacatattcaccatttcctgctttaatgaggtagcatcaagaaaaaaTGATTGAACTTGGAGGGAAAATTCCCTTTCTCTCTtggttcttttggaaaaataaaacaggaGGATAGGATTTCCGGTTTAGTTGCCTTctttgacacacagggaatacgtgggaagtattctttctggggtaaaccatgaaaagttctgatgggcctggttgtggatagggaactagagactgagtgtcaatgaatgtggcctttttagtctgttttctgggtgctacctcgttgatgcggggGTGGCATTTCTATTTCCTGTGGGGGAATGGTGCtaggactggatgaaggcaagtgagtatgaatatgtgcatgtatatggctgtgtatgtgtaagtatatgtgcatatgttgatatgtatatgtttgaagatatgtggtgtgaggtggtttgattaagtaatgaaagtggaagagagatgtgtggtaataaaaggagtatagctgagagagcagaagtggatgtgctaaaatggcttggacatatggagagaatgagtgaggaaagattgacaaagaggatatatgtgtcgcatgtggagggaacaaggagaagtgggagaccaaattgcaggtggaaggatggagggaaaatgattttaagtgatcaaggcctgaacatactgcagggtgagaggtgtgcaagatagtgaattggaacgatgtggtttaccagggtcgatgtgctgtcaatggactgaactagggcatgtgaagtgtctgatcTTTAATGCTAAAGCAGCTGATGTAAGGAAGTTGGTCACTACTGTAGCTTTATTCAGAAACAGTGTTTGAGAAGAAAAATCCAAGTTGGGGTTTTTGACAGTATCTTTACTTAGACGTTTTGGATCTATCCTGTGTGGATCTGAAGATTCctgtagcaggagagagagattcttgtgttCCCCAATTCATCATTAAAGATACCTGTTATGCCTCTGAGTTCAGTTGCCTGATCTAAAAGTTTTTTTTCAAGACAATCCTCCTCCATATGGGTATGCTCTAATGCTCGCAGTACTAACCATAGAGGAAACAAGTGTAGATTTGGAAATTTTGAAAAACCATTTCTTTCCAAGGCAGTATCACATGAGCAattttttgctttcttttccctgtcctgccttccccattctctttttttggaaaagcctttctttgcctgttgTAAAGGCTTTTGGGTTGATGTCCACAACCTGTGAATAAGTGAGCTTTCTGCCACAGGGTTGATAGCATCATTTCTGTGGCAGTCTTTGATTGGCTAAGAGTGGGCCTGGAACAAGCAAGTGGTACCCTGAAACTAATTGGATGATAGGAGAAAGCCTAGAGTTCCTCTCATCCACTTAACAAACAGTGGATTTGAAGGCAGTAGCCCCCATTATTTCATAACCTACATATTTACAAAAAATGACTCATTACACTACCATTGGGattttagttgtcttttcctatttctAAATGAATGTTTAGTTAATGCTGAAGCAAGCTGTCATGCATCAAGGATGATACCACATTCAGTTTAGATTTTAGTATTTCATTTTTAGTTGTTTCTGAAAAGGAATGTAGGTAGATGTTTCCTTGATAATATGAGTGAATTATTAATATATAGCATTaatatttgtttttcttcaaTACAGCAAAGACAGGTGGGTGAGGTGCGAGGTACAAGGAGTGAATAATTTCAAGATGTTCCAGTTGACATGAAAGAATCATAACTCTTCAAGATCGTTTGCTGCCAATTCTTTGGATGATGGAAGTTGAGTGCGCAGGCAGTGTAGCACAAGCAGACATCTGTTTTTGTGGTAATTAATCTAAAACTTTGTAACCTTAATATTTAGAAAGAAAATACTCTTGGTAGCAAGTTTAAATTTTCTTACAATAATATGGAAAAAGGCTTACAGTGTTAGTGATAAACTATTAGAAAATTATCTAACTGATAGCAAGAACAGTATGACCTAAAAACAAGATTTTTAGAGAATAGTAAAGTATATACAATAATCACATTAAGTTCACAGATACTTGGTCCAGGAATTGCTGTATTTTAGTGATAGAAGAGCTTAGAAATGTACTCTGATGTTGCATGTCTTAGATAATTGTTGACCATGTAGCATTCTGATAAATCTGCAGTACATTACAGTACTCCCATATCtcataaatgaaaaaatgaaagactGCTTAAAGCAATATTTTCTGCATAAAAGAATTGCACATTTGATGGCCTGTCAGATTTTACAAATTGTGTGGAGTTAAGTAGAAAAGACTTAACACTACCATATTCTTTGATTAACTGGATTAAAGTATTGTGCAGTGAATTTTGAATATCAATACAGTAATGATATATCTAGTGATTACTACTACCTAAGCAAGATGGTTACCACAGTTGGCATGTTAGCTGGAAAGCAGCACAACACTAAATTGAATTTTAAAATCACAGCTTTTTCTGTGGATGATTTTTATaacatatacgaatatatatatatatatatatatatatatatatatatatatatatatatatatatatatatatatatatatatgtaatatatatatatatatatatgtacaatacatAAACAAGCGTTTCTGAACTCCACTAGCATTAGGTTGCATTGCGAGTGAAAAGTTGCCTTGGGCAAGGATGTATCATCATTTGCTGGAACAGGGTACAGTCTCTTCAAAAACTTCTTGCTTCAGAGGAGTCCAATCATCTCTGCTAATGAACTTAGCACAGTCTTAAACTTCAGGAGCCCCTGAAAAATGAGTCCAGATGTAACACCTGGACACTCCCAGAAAGTGTCCTGAGGTTATTATAAATTCATGTATATGTGATTACATATGTAGGTGTTTACAGACTCCACAAGCTTGAGGTTACTCTTCAAGTGAAAAGTTGTGTTTGGCAAGGCTGTAACGTTATCAGTTGATGAAGTAGAGTACAGTTTCTTTAAAGAACTACTTgcatcaaaggagtccatcctgttccTACTACTGAGTGTAGTACAGTCTTTAGACCTGCTGGAGCCCCTTGAAAATGGGGTCTTTGGGTTATAGACCAAGAACCCCTTTGTAGCATAGGACTTGGGGTTTATTTAatgatgtacagtgtatatacatcatacttAAAGGAAAGTGCATgttagcaaatgaggccattcttcatgtgttccGGCACTGCTATGCTGCATGGGAAACAatgggcaagtatgaaaaaatatattattattgttattatttttataattattgttattattattattattgttattagtattattactactactactatcaccccaggacccctttccctGAAGGGGTCTCAGTAGCGTCAGTACTAGGGCATTTCTAGTAATGGAAATTATGGATTTCTTAGGAATGAGATATTCCttcatgagactgtactcccgttTGTCTACTGATCGATAAACCCACTAAAGGGGGTTATTACTCACAGTATAACCACTTGGCCCCTGCCTCTGTtgattcttttggaaaagtaaagcactaggggaggatttccagcccagcgctcccatcccttttagtcacctacgacatgcaggaatatgtgggaagtattatttctcccctatctccaggtatatatattttttcatgcatgtttgccatttcctgcattagcgaagtagcgttaagaacagaggactgagccttagagggaatctcctcacttggcccccgtctctgttccttcttttggaaaattgaaaatgggaggggaggatttccagcccccactccctcccattttagtcgccttttacgacatgcagggaatatgtgggaggtattatttttcttctgtcccctatatatgattattattatcattattattattattattatcattatatacttattacCATAATACAGAAGAACCCTTTAGCCAAGGGCTCATACAGCTTCAAATTTGTGCTACACTCAGTAATAAGGACAAGATGAGctttttgaagtgagaagttctttgaggagatTGCATTCTCATCAGCTGACAATAATGATACACCCTTGCTAAAGGAGACTCTTCACTCATGGGGTAAACTCAAGCAAGCTGAGTCCaacagctcatatatatatatatatatatatatatatatatatatatatatatgattatccctggaccaatttctgtgaaatagtcgtggtgttaccaaggacctctGTCTTATGGCTCCTGTAGTCCAAAGCTGAACTACTtcgagtagcagggaaatgtgaactttgAATTGAGAAGttgtttgacgagactgtactcccagatACAGCCTTTCCAGATGTGATTTTTCATTCGTGATGTATCCTCTAGCAGACGGTGgctgggtggcggtgggaatggatgaaggcagcatgtatgaatatgtacatgtgtatatatgtatatgtctgtgtatgtatatgtatatatacgttgaaatgtatgggtatgtatttgtgcgtgtgtgggcatttatgtatatacatgtgtatgtgggtgggctgggccattctttcatctgttgataacgctacctcgctaatgcgggaaatggcgaatagtacgaaagaaagaagaaatatatatatatatatatatatatatatatatatatatatatatatatatgcgctacctcgctaatgcgggagacagtgacaaagtaaagtaaataatgaataaatgaatatatatatgataaagtttGTGTGCAAATAGGAAAAGAGGATGGTGAGCCATTCCAGGCTGAATGTGTTGATGGGGAGTAGGTCTGAATCTgtcgaggtgggtgggggtgtctgggagaaagtcagttattgtttgctgatattGCAGTAATTGCGGGTTTGAGGGAGAAAGCGTTGAAGTTGGTTTctgggtttggaagagtgtgcgaatggaggaagttgagagtaaatgtgaataaaagcaaagtaattaggttTAGAGGTAAAGAGACAGATCAGTTAGGGTGTGGGTTTGATTGGTGAAAACTtaaaggaagggaagtgttttcagatacctgggattgAACATGGAACCATGTAGGCCGAAGTGTCACAAGGTTGGTGAAGGGGCTGAGGTCCTGGGAGCATTatggaatgtgtgaggaaagagagatcactatcTGGAAGGCTGAAGATATggatgtttgaaggtttagtcGTCCCCACAGTGttacatggatgtgaggcatgagctctagataagaatgtgtgtaagaggaTGAATGTTTTGGAGATTTAATGTTTGTggacatgtgatgtgaggagggtcgaTTAAATAAAAAATGATAGGTTATGGTATAATGGTTTAGaagtgtggagagaatgagtgaagagaggttgacaagagTGTGTGcttcagaaatggaggggacaagaagtgtgagaccaaactggataaagaagatggaatgaaaattgTTTTGATTGCTCATGACCTGAGCAAgctggagggtgtaaggcatgcaggGGATGAAGGGAATTGAAGTAATATGTTATAGGGGCAACATGCTCTCAgtggactaaactagggcatatgaagcaattggggaaccaaagaaaggtctTAAGGACTTGGTTGTAAATAAAgggctgtgctttcagtgcactacacatgacagccagacatTAGTTGTGAATTGATGAGGCCATATCATAAAGCATTCTCTTTGTTGGCCACACGAGTTTGAGTTTAGTGTGTGTTCATATAATAGTGGGAGTAATTTCGGAAAGAGTATTTTATGAAAATCTTAATATAAATGCATGGATTATCATactaatataataaaaaagatttatattaatactaattatgataataataataaaaatggtagtgatgataacaacTACTTCACACCCCATGAGTCCCACTCGTATGCGAGAAgttcctgcagtgctcaggaagttatgtccactggtcg is a window from the Panulirus ornatus isolate Po-2019 chromosome 32, ASM3632096v1, whole genome shotgun sequence genome containing:
- the LOC139759122 gene encoding phosphatidylinositol transfer protein beta isoform-like isoform X1 produces the protein MLVKEFRVILPLTVEEYQVAQLFSVAEASKNETGGGEGVEVLKNEPFDNYPLLGNRFSSGQYTYKIYHLKSKVPAFIRLLAPEGSLEVHEEAWNAYPYCRTIISNPGYMKKNFIISIETLHVADMGTMENAHELSGEKLRLREVVTIDIANDPVKTSDYKPDEDPSKFKSEKTGRGPLQGPEWWKKCDPVMTCYKLVTCEFKWFGLQTRVEKFIQDVERRLFTNFHRQVFCWMDRWHGMTMEDIRRLEDITKEELDSQRQVGEVRGTRSE
- the LOC139759122 gene encoding phosphatidylinositol transfer protein beta isoform-like isoform X2, which encodes MLVKEFRVILPLTVEEYQVAQLFSVAEASKNETGGGEGVEVLKNEPFDNYPLLGNRFSSGQYTYKIYHLKSKVPAFIRLLAPEGSLEVHEEAWNAYPYCRTIISNPGYMKDAFFISVETLHTPGDGELENAHELSGEKLRLREVVTIDIANDPVKTSDYKPDEDPSKFKSEKTGRGPLQGPEWWKKCDPVMTCYKLVTCEFKWFGLQTRVEKFIQDVERRLFTNFHRQVFCWMDRWHGMTMEDIRRLEDITKEELDSQRQVGEVRGTRSE
- the LOC139759122 gene encoding phosphatidylinositol transfer protein beta isoform-like isoform X3, translated to MLVKEFRVILPLTVEEYQVAQLFSVAEASKNETGGGEGVEVLKNEPFDNYPLLGNRFSSGQYTYKIYHLKSKVPAFIRLLAPEGSLEVHEEAWNAYPYCRTIISAHELSGEKLRLREVVTIDIANDPVKTSDYKPDEDPSKFKSEKTGRGPLQGPEWWKKCDPVMTCYKLVTCEFKWFGLQTRVEKFIQDVERRLFTNFHRQVFCWMDRWHGMTMEDIRRLEDITKEELDSQRQVGEVRGTRSE
- the LOC139759122 gene encoding phosphatidylinositol transfer protein alpha isoform-like isoform X4 — its product is MKKNFIISIETLHVADMGTMENAHELSGEKLRLREVVTIDIANDPVKTSDYKPDEDPSKFKSEKTGRGPLQGPEWWKKCDPVMTCYKLVTCEFKWFGLQTRVEKFIQDVERRLFTNFHRQVFCWMDRWHGMTMEDIRRLEDITKEELDSQRQVGEVRGTRSE